The Rheinheimera mangrovi genome contains the following window.
TATGTTGCCGGTGGAAGTGATGCAACAGGCACAGGAAGAGTTGATCAACTGGCATGGTCGCGGCTGCTCCATTATGGAGATGAGTCACAGAGGCAAAGATTTTATGCAGGTTGCGGCTCAGGCAGAGCAGGACCTGCGCGATTTGTTGTGCATACCGGCAAACTACAAAGTGCTGTTTATGCACGGTGGTGGCCGCGGTCAGTTTTCTGCTGTACCACTGAATTTAGCCAAAACAGGCGTTAGTGCAGATTATATAGTTTCAGGCGCCTGGTCTAAGGCGGCTGTAGAGGAAGCTGAAAAATTCACTGCCTTAAAAGCTCAGGCTATTCAGTTTAAGCAAGATAGTCTTCGATCTTTAGTACCAGCATCCGACTGGCAACTCAATGACAATGCCAGTTTTGTGCATTTTTGTCCGAATGAGACAGTGGATGGCATGGAGTTTATTGACTTACCCAGCACCAAAGCGCCTTTAGTGGCCGATCTGTCATCCACCATCTTATCTCGCCATATTGATGTCAGCCGTTACGGTGTTATTTATGCCGGAGCTCAGAAAAATATCGGGCCTTCAGGTTTAACCCTTGCCATAGTGCGTGAAGACTTGTTGCCAACCAAAGGCAGCAGCATTCCTAGCGTGTTGGATTATCGTCTGGCCGCTGAAAACGACAGTATGTTTAATACCCCGCCCACTTATGCCTGGTATCTGGCGGGTTTAGTCTTCCAATGGCTGAAGCGTCAGGGTGGTGTAGAGGCAATGCAGCAGCGTAATGCCCTCAAAGCACAAACCTTGTATGGCTATATCGACCAGAGCGATTTTTATCGCAACGACGTAGCGCCGCAGTTCCGCTCATCGATGAACGTGCCGTTTTTATTGGGTGACGAAACGCTGAACGATTTGTTTGTCAGCGAAGCAGAGGCCAATGGCCTGTTGGCACTCAAAGGCCATCGTATGGTCGGCGGAATGCGCGCCAGTATCTACAATGCTATGCCATTAGAAGGCGTACAAACCTTAGTGACCTTTATGAAAGAATTTGAGCGGGTGCACGGCTGATGAAAACCTTAACCTTAGAGCCTATCGCTAAAGTGGAAGGCGTGGTGCATTTACCTGGTTCAAAAAGTATATCTAATCGCGCTTTACTGCTTGCCGCTTTAGCCAAAGGCACAACCCGCATTACTAACTTGCTCAACAGCGATGACGTCAGTCATATGCTCAATGCCTTAACAGCCTTAGGTGTACAGTTTTCATTATCTGCTGATAAAACAGTCTGTGACATCACTGGTGTAGCAGGCGTATTTCAGCATCAGGAGCCGTTAGAGCTGTTTTTAGGCAACGCCGGCACAGCGATGCGGCCTTTAACTGCAGCTTTAGCAGTGTCCAATGTGGATGTCACATTAACGGGCGAGCCTCGGATGTACGAACGTCCTATTGGCCATCTGGTGGACGCCGTACTGCAGTGGAACGCCGATATTGAGTATCTGCAGCACAAAGACTATCCGCCACTGCGTATTCGCGGCAAAGCGCTGGCTGGTGGAAAAATCAGTATCGATGGTTCTGTCTCCAGTCAGTTTTTAACCGCGGTGCTGATGACGGCGCCTTTATTGTCGGGTGACAGCGAAATTGTCATTAGCGGCGAACTGGTGTCCAAGCCTTATATCGATATCACTTTGGCCTTGATGGCGCGTTTTGGCGTCTCTGTCGAGAACAACAACTATCAAAATTTTGTCGTCAAAGGCAATCAGCAGTATCAGTCACCTGGCGATTTTCTGGTCGAAGGCGATGCATCCTCTGCCTCTTATTTTCTTGCTGCTGCCGCTATTAAAGGCGGCACCATTAAAGTCACAGGTATTGGTAAAAACGCAGTGCAGGGTGATATTCACTTTGCCGACGCTTTAGAAGCTATGGGTGCCACGGTCGACTGGGGTTATGATTATATCTCGGTTACCCGTAACCGACTGAAGGGCATTGACCGAGATTACAATGCCATTCCTGATGCAGCTATGACCATTGCAACTACGGCTTTATTTGCAGAAGGGCCAACGGCCATTCGTAATGTCTACAACTGGCGCGTGAAGGAAACAGACCGGTTAGCGGCTATGGCGACAGAACTGCGTAAAGTGGGTGCTGAAGTAGAAGAAGGTGAAGATTACATTTTAATCACGCCACCAACGACACTAAAACATGCCAGCATAGCCACTTACAATGACCACAGGATGGCCATGTGTTTCTCTTTGGTCGCATTAAGTGACACTGCGGTGACCATTGAAGACCCAGACTGTACCCGTAAAACATTTCCTCAATACTTTGAAGTGTTTAGCACACTCAGCACTTTAGCCTGAAAATCACGCGTAACCTAAGTGGTTACGCGATCTCCTTGATTAATCCGCGCTTTTTGTCATTTATTTCTGTATAATGCCGCATCTTTTTGTGTGTTCGACTGTTTTGGAGGCAGAATGCAACAAGCGCCGGTAATTACCATTGATGGACCAGGTGGCTCAGGGAAAGGCACAATTTGCCGTTTAGTTTCCCAAAAACTGGGCTGGCATCTGCTGGATAGCGGAGCGATTTATCGTGTTTTAGCTTTAGCTGCTATCCATCACCAGATTGACCCTGCTGACGAAGAAGCCTTACAGCCATTGGCTGCTCATCTTGATGTACAGTTTAATTGCGACGAACAAGGCAATACCCGCATTACGCTGGAAGGTGAAAATGTCACTCATACTATTCGTACTGAAGAAGTGGGTTCAGTGGCATCAAAAATTGCCTCTTTGCCGCGGGTACGTGAAGCCTTGTTACGCCGTCAACGTGCGTTTAAAGAAGCACCAGGCTTAGTTGCAGATGGCCGTGATATGGGTACTGTGGTATTCCCGCAGGCAGAAGTTAAAATCTTTTTAACAGCCGACGCGTCAGAGCGCGCCAGACGGCGTTATTTAGAGTTGAAAGAAAAGGGCCATGATGTTAACATCGGCGACCTTTTGAGCGAAATTCAGGCCCGTGACGAACGGGATATGAATCGCGCCGTAGCGCCTTTAAAGCCTGCAAGCGATGCATACATGCTGGATTCGACCAATAAATCTATTGAACAAGTGTTGGACGAGGTTCTCAACGTCTGTAAAAAGTTGAACCAGGCCTAGACCTTCACGTTGGACAGCTTGTCGCAAGGATGATGACAAGTTAACTTAGCAACCCCATGACACAGGACTGTGCGTGGAGCACTTAAACTGAAAAAGTGAATATGACTGAAAATTTTGCACTACTGTTTGAGGAAAGCCTCAAAACTATCGAAACTCGCCCTGGTTCTATTGTTAAAGGAACTATCGTTGCTATCCATAAAGACGTAGTACTGGTTGACGCCGGTCTGAAATCTGAAGCAGCAATCCCTGTTGAACAATTCAAAAACCTGGCTGGCGAGATTGAAGTGAACGTTGGTGACATCATCGACGTAGCTCTGGACGCGGTTGAAGATGGCTTCGGTGAGACTTTACTGTCTCGTGAGAAAGCTAAACGTCACGAGTCTTGGGTTCGCCTGGAAAAAGCCTGTGAAGATAAAGTTACTGTTATCGGTATCATCACTGGTAAAGTTAAAGGTGGTTTCACTGTCGAAGTTGATGGTATCCGTGCATTCCTGCCTGGTTCATTAGTTGACGTGCGTCCAGTACGTGACACATTACACTTAGAACACAAAGAACTTGAGTTCAAAGTAATCAAATTGGATCAGAAGCGTAACAACGTGGTTGTATCACGTCGTGCGGTAATCGAATCTGAAAGCAGTGCTGAGCGCGATACACTGTTACAAAACTTAGAAGAAGGCATGGAAGTTAAAGGTATCGTTAAGAACCTGACTGACTACGGTGCATTCGTTGATTTAGGTGGCGTAGACGGTTTACTGCACATCACTGACATGGCTTGGAAACGTGTTAAACACCCAAGCGAAATCGTCAATGTTGGCGATGAAATCCCAGTTAAGGTTCTGAAGTTTGACCGTGAGAAGCAACGTGTTTCTTTAGGTCTGAAGCAAATGGGTGAAGATCCATGGGCCGCTATCGCTTCACGTTACCCAGAAGGTGCTCGCATCACTGGTCGCGTAACTAACCTGACTGATTACGGCTGCTTCGTAGAAATCGAAGAAGGCGTTGAAGGTTTAGTACACGTTTCAGAAATGGACTGGACTAACAAAAACATCCACCCATCTAAAGTTGTTAACTTAGGTGATTCAGTGGAAGTTATGGTTCTGGAAATCGACGAAGAACGTCGTCGTATTTCTTTAGGTCTGAAACAATGTAAAGCCAACCCATGGGAAGAGTTCGCTAAGGGCTTCAACAAGGGTGACCGCGTATCCGGTAAGATCAAGTCAATCACTGACTTCGGTATCTTCATCGGTTTAGACGGTGGCATCGACGGTTTAGTACACCTGTCAGACATCAGCTGGAATTCAACTGGCGAAGACGCAGTACGTGAATTCAAGAAAGGCGACGAAGTACACGCTGTTGTGTTACAAGTTGACCCAGAGCGCGAGCGTATCTCTTTAGGCATCAAGCAATTAGACGAAGATCCGTTCAACGGCTACCTTGCTGATAACAAAAAAGGTGCTATCGTTAAAGGCAACGTAACTGCAGTTGACGCGAAAGGCGCTACTGTAATGCTGGAAGGTGGTGTTGAAGGTTACGTTCGCGTATCTGACATCGCTCGTGAGCGTATCGAAGACGCTACTACAGTATTAAAAGTTGGTGAAGAAGTAGAAGCTCGCCTGATGGGTGTTGATCGCAAAAACCGCGTAATCAGCCTGTCAATCAAAGCGAAATTCGAAGCTGAAGAAAAAGAAGCTATGGACACTATCAAAAAGCAAGATGATGCTGATTTTGGTGGTAACGCTATGGCCGAAGCATTCAAAGCAGCTCAAAAAGCTGACTAATTGATGCTTGTATAGAAGGGCCGGAGCTTTGCTCCGGTCCTTCATTCTACTGATACAGCGGAGGGTCCATGACCAAATCTGAATTGATCGAAAAACTGTCTACTGATTTTTCTCATGTCCAGGTGAAAGACATCGAATCTTCAGTCAAAGAAATTCTGGAACAAATGGCCACCTCACTGGCGAATAACGAGCGTATCGAAATTCGTGGTTTTGGTAGTTTTTCTCTGCATTACCGCGCGCCTCGTATAGGTCGCAATCCAAAAACCGGCGATAAAGTGGAATTAGATGGCAAATATGTGCCTCATTTCAAACCGGGTAAAGAATTACGTGACCGGGTAAAAACTAACACCTGATCTCTTTTCAGCTAAAAAACGGGGTTGACGGAGTTTTGACCAGATTTTTTTATGTTGTCTTTATTATTGTCCTGATTATTTTCGGGCTTATTCTGGGTTCCCTCAATCAGCAAGTTGCTGAATTTAACTATCTTATTGCAAAAACAGAACTCAGAGTGGTCGACATTGCCGCTCTGTTTTTAGTCTCTGGTTTTCTGCTTGGCCTGAGTGTTTCAATGGCCTTTATTCTGAAGGCAAAAACCAAAGGTTGGTTTGCTAAATCTTCAGATAAAACCTGATCCCTATGCTGGAACTGTTATTTCTGTTACTTCCTGTCGCCGCCGCTTACGGCTGGTTTATGGGCCGCAACAGCGAAAAACAAAAAGAGCTTAAGGGCAGGGCTTCTGTCACTAAAAACTTATCCTCTGGCTTAAATTTCCTGCTGACTGATCAGGAAGACAAGGCTATTGAGCAATTACTGCAATTGCTTGATGTAGAAGCAGCAACTATTGATACCTACCTGGCATTAGCCAACCTGTTCCGTCGGCGTGGCGACTGGGATAAAGCCATTCGTATTCATGAAAAACTACATCAGTTAAAACTGCCGAAACAACAGGCGCAAAAAATCCAATTCGAATTGGCCAAAGACTACTTCAGTGCAGGTTTATACGACAGAGCCGAACCATTATTAAGTGCATTAGTTCAGGCTGAAAGCATTCGTGAAGCTGTGTTAAAACAACTCTTTAGCTTATTTACCGCCACTCACGAATGGCAAAAAGCCATGGATTTCCGCGCCGTAGTAGAACAAACAGATTCACGTTCATTGCGCATTGGTGTGGCGAATTTTAGCTGTGAAGCCTGGCGTAAAGAACCGGCACCAAGCGATGCGTACCGCCAGTTGATCCAACGTTATCCGGTATCCTTGCGGCCTAAATACGAGCTGGCAAAAAAGCTGATTGCCGAAGAAGAATTTACCGAAGCGCGAGAGCTGTTACTGGCCATACTGCAACAAAGACCGCAATGGGCTGCTGAGTTGTTGCCTTTAGTCGCGCAAACCACACCAGAACCAGCCGAATGGCAGGCACTACTCACAGAATTGAGCCGTAAACATAAAAACATCAGTGCGACGGCCGAACTGGCGCACTTTTATGCAACAGCCGACAATCTGCAGCAAGCAGAAAATTTGCTAACGGATAAATTGAAGCAACAGCCGAATATCCGCTTATTTTTAAAATTTATTCAAATCAGGCGGTTGCAAGATCCGTCTGAGCCACATCTGGCTGAAATAGAACAAATGTTACAGGCTTATCTGGATACCAAAGTGCTGTATCATTGCCGCAATTGTGGTTTTAAAACCAAACAACCATATTGGCTCTGTCCGTCTTGCCAGCAATGGGAAACGGTAGAGCCAATGACCGGCATAGACGGTCGCTGATCTTAGATAGAAGAGAACCTGATGAATAACACCAGTCCTATAGTGGTCGCCTTAGACTTTGAACAAAAATCCGCAGCATTGAATTTAGTCAGCCAGCTCGACCCGACTTTGTGTCGGTTAAAAGTCGGCAAAGAAATGTTTACCCACTTTGGCCCGGACTTTGTCAAAGAACTGCATCAGCGCAAGTTTGATGTGTTTTTAGACCTTAAATTTCATGATATTCCAAATACAGTGGCCAAAGCAGTGAAAGCCTCTGCTGATTTAGGTGTGTGGATGGTGAATGTACATGCTTCCGGTGGCAGTCGTATGATGATTGCAGCCCGCGAAGCTTTAGAAAGTTTTGGTAAAGAGAAACCACTGCTGATTGCAGTCACTGTGTTGACCAGTATGGAGCAAAGTGATTTAGTGGAGTTGGGTATTAATTTAACACCACAACAGCAGGTGCTCAGACTGGCTGGTCTGGTAGAAAAATCTGGTTTAGATGGCGTGGTGTGTTCTGCACAAGAAGCTGTTGAATTAAAACAGCAATTTGGTAAGGAATTCTGCTTAGTGACGCCAGGTATTCGTCCATCTTTTGCCGCAGCAGATGATCAAAAACGAGTGATGACACCAGCTGATGCGTTAAAGGCTGGTGTAGACTATATGGTGATAGGGCGCCCAATTACCAAAGCTGCCGATCCGTTATCCGCTTTACAACAAATTTACCGGGAGATTTACCCCGCACATTAAGAAAAAAGGAGCTTTTATTTGGATGCAGTGAACTTAACAATCCTGGTTGCAGGGGCTCTGTTTTTCTCCAGTATAGTTGCGACTCTGATCTCGGCGCGCTTAGGTGCGCCTTTATTATTAATTTTCCTTGTCATTGGTATGCTGGCCGGTGAAGACGGTTTGCTGGGCATCAAGTTTGGCAATCCTGATGTTGCTCTGCTGATTGGCTCTATAGCCCTCGTTATTATTCTGTTTGATGGTGGGATGCGCACTCATCCGGACAGGGTTCGTGTGGTATTGGCGCCTTCAGCTGTATTAGCCACGTTGGGCGTAGTGCTGACGTGCGGCATTTTAGGTGTCGCAGCCTCTTATCTGTTTAATTTGACCTTATTAGAAGGCTTGCTGTTAGGGGCGATATTGAGCTCAACAGATGCCGCTGCTGTATTTTCAATCTTCCAGTCTGCCGGCTTAAATATTAAAGAGCGGGTAGCGTCCACACTCGAAATAGAGTCGGGTAGTAACGACCCTATGGCAGTCATGTTGACCTTTACTCTGGTTGGTGTTTTGGCAGGTCAAAGTGAACTGAACTGGTCCTTGTCGACGGTATTTTTTCAGCAAGCCATAGTGGGCGCAGCAGTAGGCTATGGAGCAGGGCGCTTCTTTGTTTTGCTTTGCCGCAAACTGCCATTAAGCGCAGCCTTTTTCCCTTTATTGGCCGTCTCTTACGCACTGCTGATTTACGGTTTAACCAACCAATTTGGCGGCAGTGGTTTTCTGGCTGTGTATTTGATGGGCTTTTTAATAGGCAACGCCCGTTTACCGCAAATTCAGCAAATACTGAGAATGCATGACGGTTTAGCCTGGCTTAGTCAAATCATTATGTTTTTGATGCTAGGTTTGCTGGTTACGCCAAGTAAGCTGATGGAATATGCAATTCCTGCGCTGATACTGGCATTAGTGATGATTTTTATAGCCCGACCTATAGCTGTGTTTTTAAGCCTGGTACCTTTTCATTTTCCTAAGAAAGATCAAGTGTTTATCAGTTGGGTAGGCTTACGTGGTGCTGTGCCTATTATTCTGGCGTTATTCCCTTGGTTAGCTGGCGTACCGAATAAAGATTTGTACTTTAACGTGGCGTTTTTCGTGGTGATTGTATCTTTACTTATTCAGGGCTGGTCTATAGCGCCGGTAGCGCGCTGGCTGAAGCTCGAAGTGCCACCAGAGCCAGGCCCGGATCATTCCATGACACTCGACAGCGTAGCCTGTAATGATTTGCTGCAGGTACTTTCGTTTAAAGTGGGTAAAGGTTCTCCCATCATAGACAGCGACTGGCAGCAACTGAATATGTCACCGGATGTCAGCTACTTAGGTGTACTGCGTAAAGGAGAATGGATCAAAGCCGAGCAAAGCCCAAGTTTTCAGCTAAACGATATGCTATTGGTCTTGAGTAAAGCCAAAGATGTAAAAGCTGTCAGTGACAAAGTGTCCACCAGCGCAGAACAAACCTCGCTGGATAAACTGGATTTCTTCGGTGACTTC
Protein-coding sequences here:
- the serC gene encoding 3-phosphoserine/phosphohydroxythreonine transaminase codes for the protein MTTYNFCAGPAMLPVEVMQQAQEELINWHGRGCSIMEMSHRGKDFMQVAAQAEQDLRDLLCIPANYKVLFMHGGGRGQFSAVPLNLAKTGVSADYIVSGAWSKAAVEEAEKFTALKAQAIQFKQDSLRSLVPASDWQLNDNASFVHFCPNETVDGMEFIDLPSTKAPLVADLSSTILSRHIDVSRYGVIYAGAQKNIGPSGLTLAIVREDLLPTKGSSIPSVLDYRLAAENDSMFNTPPTYAWYLAGLVFQWLKRQGGVEAMQQRNALKAQTLYGYIDQSDFYRNDVAPQFRSSMNVPFLLGDETLNDLFVSEAEANGLLALKGHRMVGGMRASIYNAMPLEGVQTLVTFMKEFERVHG
- the aroA gene encoding 3-phosphoshikimate 1-carboxyvinyltransferase: MKTLTLEPIAKVEGVVHLPGSKSISNRALLLAALAKGTTRITNLLNSDDVSHMLNALTALGVQFSLSADKTVCDITGVAGVFQHQEPLELFLGNAGTAMRPLTAALAVSNVDVTLTGEPRMYERPIGHLVDAVLQWNADIEYLQHKDYPPLRIRGKALAGGKISIDGSVSSQFLTAVLMTAPLLSGDSEIVISGELVSKPYIDITLALMARFGVSVENNNYQNFVVKGNQQYQSPGDFLVEGDASSASYFLAAAAIKGGTIKVTGIGKNAVQGDIHFADALEAMGATVDWGYDYISVTRNRLKGIDRDYNAIPDAAMTIATTALFAEGPTAIRNVYNWRVKETDRLAAMATELRKVGAEVEEGEDYILITPPTTLKHASIATYNDHRMAMCFSLVALSDTAVTIEDPDCTRKTFPQYFEVFSTLSTLA
- the cmk gene encoding (d)CMP kinase codes for the protein MQQAPVITIDGPGGSGKGTICRLVSQKLGWHLLDSGAIYRVLALAAIHHQIDPADEEALQPLAAHLDVQFNCDEQGNTRITLEGENVTHTIRTEEVGSVASKIASLPRVREALLRRQRAFKEAPGLVADGRDMGTVVFPQAEVKIFLTADASERARRRYLELKEKGHDVNIGDLLSEIQARDERDMNRAVAPLKPASDAYMLDSTNKSIEQVLDEVLNVCKKLNQA
- the rpsA gene encoding 30S ribosomal protein S1; the encoded protein is MTENFALLFEESLKTIETRPGSIVKGTIVAIHKDVVLVDAGLKSEAAIPVEQFKNLAGEIEVNVGDIIDVALDAVEDGFGETLLSREKAKRHESWVRLEKACEDKVTVIGIITGKVKGGFTVEVDGIRAFLPGSLVDVRPVRDTLHLEHKELEFKVIKLDQKRNNVVVSRRAVIESESSAERDTLLQNLEEGMEVKGIVKNLTDYGAFVDLGGVDGLLHITDMAWKRVKHPSEIVNVGDEIPVKVLKFDREKQRVSLGLKQMGEDPWAAIASRYPEGARITGRVTNLTDYGCFVEIEEGVEGLVHVSEMDWTNKNIHPSKVVNLGDSVEVMVLEIDEERRRISLGLKQCKANPWEEFAKGFNKGDRVSGKIKSITDFGIFIGLDGGIDGLVHLSDISWNSTGEDAVREFKKGDEVHAVVLQVDPERERISLGIKQLDEDPFNGYLADNKKGAIVKGNVTAVDAKGATVMLEGGVEGYVRVSDIARERIEDATTVLKVGEEVEARLMGVDRKNRVISLSIKAKFEAEEKEAMDTIKKQDDADFGGNAMAEAFKAAQKAD
- the ihfB gene encoding integration host factor subunit beta produces the protein MTKSELIEKLSTDFSHVQVKDIESSVKEILEQMATSLANNERIEIRGFGSFSLHYRAPRIGRNPKTGDKVELDGKYVPHFKPGKELRDRVKTNT
- a CDS encoding LapA family protein; protein product: MTRFFYVVFIIVLIIFGLILGSLNQQVAEFNYLIAKTELRVVDIAALFLVSGFLLGLSVSMAFILKAKTKGWFAKSSDKT
- a CDS encoding tetratricopeptide repeat protein, encoding MLELLFLLLPVAAAYGWFMGRNSEKQKELKGRASVTKNLSSGLNFLLTDQEDKAIEQLLQLLDVEAATIDTYLALANLFRRRGDWDKAIRIHEKLHQLKLPKQQAQKIQFELAKDYFSAGLYDRAEPLLSALVQAESIREAVLKQLFSLFTATHEWQKAMDFRAVVEQTDSRSLRIGVANFSCEAWRKEPAPSDAYRQLIQRYPVSLRPKYELAKKLIAEEEFTEARELLLAILQQRPQWAAELLPLVAQTTPEPAEWQALLTELSRKHKNISATAELAHFYATADNLQQAENLLTDKLKQQPNIRLFLKFIQIRRLQDPSEPHLAEIEQMLQAYLDTKVLYHCRNCGFKTKQPYWLCPSCQQWETVEPMTGIDGR
- the pyrF gene encoding orotidine-5'-phosphate decarboxylase, whose product is MNNTSPIVVALDFEQKSAALNLVSQLDPTLCRLKVGKEMFTHFGPDFVKELHQRKFDVFLDLKFHDIPNTVAKAVKASADLGVWMVNVHASGGSRMMIAAREALESFGKEKPLLIAVTVLTSMEQSDLVELGINLTPQQQVLRLAGLVEKSGLDGVVCSAQEAVELKQQFGKEFCLVTPGIRPSFAAADDQKRVMTPADALKAGVDYMVIGRPITKAADPLSALQQIYREIYPAH
- a CDS encoding potassium/proton antiporter, which translates into the protein MNLTILVAGALFFSSIVATLISARLGAPLLLIFLVIGMLAGEDGLLGIKFGNPDVALLIGSIALVIILFDGGMRTHPDRVRVVLAPSAVLATLGVVLTCGILGVAASYLFNLTLLEGLLLGAILSSTDAAAVFSIFQSAGLNIKERVASTLEIESGSNDPMAVMLTFTLVGVLAGQSELNWSLSTVFFQQAIVGAAVGYGAGRFFVLLCRKLPLSAAFFPLLAVSYALLIYGLTNQFGGSGFLAVYLMGFLIGNARLPQIQQILRMHDGLAWLSQIIMFLMLGLLVTPSKLMEYAIPALILALVMIFIARPIAVFLSLVPFHFPKKDQVFISWVGLRGAVPIILALFPWLAGVPNKDLYFNVAFFVVIVSLLIQGWSIAPVARWLKLEVPPEPGPDHSMTLDSVACNDLLQVLSFKVGKGSPIIDSDWQQLNMSPDVSYLGVLRKGEWIKAEQSPSFQLNDMLLVLSKAKDVKAVSDKVSTSAEQTSLDKLDFFGDFVLNGEITLNELDGFYSIQFAEDQDPSQSLSEYITEKFHRRVVVGDQVQLDQLVLTVRQIDDHDQILQVGIKSA